TTTCAGCACTATTAAATTGTATTGAAATTACTACTCTGTAACTATTCTTTAAGGGAATGTATTATTTGAAAGTCGCGCCaaatgatttgaatttgaacggGTTATTTTAAATTTAGCGCCATGCTAAATAAGTAGAGCTTTCATTACTTGCTCCAAATACGCGAGTTGAGCACAGGGATAGCTCGATTTTATCAACACAAGCCCTTTTTAAAGTTATTGTTTTAATCTTATTATACTTTAAGTTTACGAATAATTAACAACAAAAAAACGTAAATcaggaaaaatataaaaagacaCCTAAATATTCAATAATTGGAGGAAATCAACGCTCTCAAACTCCGGTGGTTTCAGTTATCCAGTTGCGAATAAGCGGGAAAGCTACTCGGGCATAAACTCCAGGTTCGTTACCAAGGCAGCTAGGTGATCCCCATGAAACAATACCAATCTGTCGTCCTCCAGTAACAAGTGGGCCGCCACTGTCTGTATTGCATGCATCACGTCCAGGCTCACTGGCGCAAAGCATACTGAAATAGAAACAACTATGTATTATACAGCACACATCAATAATATACTGCGAAGCATTTACTCGTCCGTAATCCTTCCTGCTGGCCACCCTGCACGACATGTTGCCTGATCAATCACCGGAATATCAACCATCTGTAATATGACTGGTAGTGTTCCAGGTACACTCTGTGAACAATTCATGAAGTTGAATGAAGAATAATGATcgaatattatttaatatttgttACCGTGAGCCCCCAGCCTGATACTACCGCACGGGTTCCATGGGGATAATAAGTTTCAGCTGGTACTAGCTGAATGGGAGTAATATACAATCCCTGCATTGCTTGTACAGTACGAAGCACGCAAACATCGTTTGCAATAGTTGAAGTGACATATTGAGGATGGTTGATAATCAAATCAACGCTGAAAATAGTGCCTCCATCCAGACGACTGGAAGAACCTCCACGTAGGGTTACCTAAAACATCAAAGATATAAATGAAAGTTATATGCGCAGAttaaaaattaagtttttttgAGAAACTTACAGCATCCACACTGGGCAACGGGAAAGTACAATGTGCAGCCGAAAGGGCCCAATTGGTAGAAATTATTGAAGCTCCACAGAAATGTGATC
This Armigeres subalbatus isolate Guangzhou_Male unplaced genomic scaffold, GZ_Asu_2 Contig1499, whole genome shotgun sequence DNA region includes the following protein-coding sequences:
- the LOC134202891 gene encoding trypsin alpha-like; translated protein: MKVFAVLVLCLTVVAAGPDEDIWLRFNRRMPSAYYGMKESIERPPVTGRIVGGIDANIADFPYQLSMIRGGSHFCGASIISTNWALSAAHCTFPLPSVDAVTLRGGSSSRLDGGTIFSVDLIINHPQYVTSTIANDVCVLRTVQAMQGLYITPIQLVPAETYYPHGTRAVVSGWGLTSVPGTLPVILQMVDIPVIDQATCRAGWPAGRITDDMLCASEPGRDACNTDSGGPLVTGGRQIGIVSWGSPSCLGNEPGVYARVAFPLIRNWITETTGV